A genomic region of Vespa crabro chromosome 19, iyVesCrab1.2, whole genome shotgun sequence contains the following coding sequences:
- the LOC124430703 gene encoding phosphoribosyl pyrophosphate synthase-associated protein 2 isoform X1 has translation MDKPVSSDIVLIAGNSHPELANLIANRLGVKHGGCSVYHKSNRETMVEISDSVRGKDLYIIQTGTKDVNNNIMELLIMAYACKTSSAKNIVGVIPYLPYSKQCKMRKRGCIVSKLLAKMLCKSGLTHIITMDLHQKEIQGFFDVPVDNLRASPFLLQYIQESIPDYHNSVIVARNPGSAKKATSYAERLRLGIAVIHGEQREAESDMNDGRYSPPALASRTMEVGVGVPMHPAKEKPPINVVGDVGGRIAIMVDDMIDDVQSYVAAAEVLKERGAYKIYVLATHGLLSSDAPRLIEESPIDEVVVTNTVPHDVQKMQCPKIKTVDISILLAEAIRRIHNKESMSYLFKNVTLED, from the exons atggACAAACCAGTTTCCTCGGATATCGTTCTAATAGCGGGCAATTCACATCCAGAATTGGCTAATTTAATCGCTAA tcGCCTTGGTGTAAAGCATGGTGGATGTTCCGTATATCATAAATCAAACCGTGAAACTATGGTTGAAATAAGTGATTCCGTACGAGGTAAAGATCTGTATATAATTCAGACTGGTACAAaagatgttaataataatataatggagCTCCTCATCATGGCATATGCCTGTAAAACGTCATCGGCAAAAAATATTGTCGGCGTAATTCCTTATTTACCTTATTCTAAACAATGCAAGATGCGTAAGCGTGGCTGTATAGTTTCCAAACTCTTAGCAAAGATGTTATGCAAAAGTGGTTTAAcacatattattactatggacTTACATCAAAAAGAAATCCAAGGATTTTTCGATGTTCCTGTAGATAATTTAAGAGCCAGtccatttttattacaatatattcaAGAGTCT ataccTGATTATCACAATTCTGTAATCGTTGCAAGAAATCCAGGAAGCGCAAAAAAGGCAACTAGTTATGCAGAAAGATTGCGTTTAGGAATAGCAGTTATACACGGAGAACAAAGAGAAGCCGAATCAGATATGAATGATGGACGTTATTCTCCACCAGCGTTAGCCTCAAGAACAATGGAGGTTGGTGTAGGTGTGCCTATGCATCCTGCCAAAGAAAAGCCTCCGATCAATGTTGTAGGAGATGTCGGAGGACGCATTGCTATTATGGTG GATGATATGATAGATGATGTACAATCCTATGTAGCAGCGGCTGAAGTACTTAAAGAAAGGGGtgcatataaaatttatgtattaGCTACTCATGGTTTACTTAGTTCGGATGCACCAAGACTTATCGAAGAGTCACCAATTGATGAG GTTGTTGTGACCAACACTGTACCTCATGATGTACAAAAAATGCAATGTCCAAAAATCAAAACTGTTGATATAAGCATTTTATTAGCTGAAGCTATTCGACGTATTCACAATAAAGAATCAATGtcttatttgtttaaaaatgttacattaGAAGATTGA
- the LOC124430703 gene encoding phosphoribosyl pyrophosphate synthase-associated protein 2 isoform X2 — translation MVEISDSVRGKDLYIIQTGTKDVNNNIMELLIMAYACKTSSAKNIVGVIPYLPYSKQCKMRKRGCIVSKLLAKMLCKSGLTHIITMDLHQKEIQGFFDVPVDNLRASPFLLQYIQESIPDYHNSVIVARNPGSAKKATSYAERLRLGIAVIHGEQREAESDMNDGRYSPPALASRTMEVGVGVPMHPAKEKPPINVVGDVGGRIAIMVDDMIDDVQSYVAAAEVLKERGAYKIYVLATHGLLSSDAPRLIEESPIDEVVVTNTVPHDVQKMQCPKIKTVDISILLAEAIRRIHNKESMSYLFKNVTLED, via the exons ATGGTTGAAATAAGTGATTCCGTACGAGGTAAAGATCTGTATATAATTCAGACTGGTACAAaagatgttaataataatataatggagCTCCTCATCATGGCATATGCCTGTAAAACGTCATCGGCAAAAAATATTGTCGGCGTAATTCCTTATTTACCTTATTCTAAACAATGCAAGATGCGTAAGCGTGGCTGTATAGTTTCCAAACTCTTAGCAAAGATGTTATGCAAAAGTGGTTTAAcacatattattactatggacTTACATCAAAAAGAAATCCAAGGATTTTTCGATGTTCCTGTAGATAATTTAAGAGCCAGtccatttttattacaatatattcaAGAGTCT ataccTGATTATCACAATTCTGTAATCGTTGCAAGAAATCCAGGAAGCGCAAAAAAGGCAACTAGTTATGCAGAAAGATTGCGTTTAGGAATAGCAGTTATACACGGAGAACAAAGAGAAGCCGAATCAGATATGAATGATGGACGTTATTCTCCACCAGCGTTAGCCTCAAGAACAATGGAGGTTGGTGTAGGTGTGCCTATGCATCCTGCCAAAGAAAAGCCTCCGATCAATGTTGTAGGAGATGTCGGAGGACGCATTGCTATTATGGTG GATGATATGATAGATGATGTACAATCCTATGTAGCAGCGGCTGAAGTACTTAAAGAAAGGGGtgcatataaaatttatgtattaGCTACTCATGGTTTACTTAGTTCGGATGCACCAAGACTTATCGAAGAGTCACCAATTGATGAG GTTGTTGTGACCAACACTGTACCTCATGATGTACAAAAAATGCAATGTCCAAAAATCAAAACTGTTGATATAAGCATTTTATTAGCTGAAGCTATTCGACGTATTCACAATAAAGAATCAATGtcttatttgtttaaaaatgttacattaGAAGATTGA
- the LOC124430697 gene encoding dynein axonemal assembly factor 5, producing the protein MSFETEAGLNRICLSLQAENKERRKDALNEIIKTILDRQEILDTDALSQIWEDLSRPLIRLLNDQAEVCRDRAVEILNKFLNMLPSHDKHIIYVIPVLSRRLSPEEYIEPSEEVRLKCIALLKVIILKYKDHISVYMDEIIGILARTVRDNYPNAKRESCECISELGKTVSKHFYTYSETLIKPILSNFSHQHYRVRVASVKTIGDVIQYGNSKSMEEVATPLAERLFDQSGIVRAAVVEVAGHWLVELRDRYSWWHKILPLILTGLHDEIETIRITAAKMWDEAGQLYMKENQNDEKFKDKMDFLTEEPKHYPPNIIRPNLGCRTIARENLCKLINGITRELSDWMADIRVRSAQLLCVLILNVEQYVTQHIEKLLPAIYSACNDEDKRVVENIEIAAKYLGYFVPPQVYCHLALPTLENSPTAGHLRAFSAIIRCTEKSILLPHIEKISNFLQQPHICRSKKSIYQQQLLSCCNSLITVCNEECALISQNIFTVIFTSLAMSTEQFIHKEADRLLDVLASIESLNDTEDLLLHRMKVMLMSICDNCDSWTVHSPEHQIFRTCLIRASTAAAYCMNIVLPILQDIMSKNTDMELRLLYLILLSEYLLCNKQSLRCIVDFHEFVNQILEICIIPNLIWSAGRISEALRTASISCLCALLQNDILSTHIKDSITIVKEEINNKTSESNITIFSTVENYLSVFERIIPILITLVDDNARKTRLYSLRAICFMMSIGHKLSCITEDHIHRVHAIVLKRLDDGCDDIRWAALEALVEIWSTIPKDYNLMSCKSYIDVLYTTVLIHLDDPESKFQNFVLDVLMQLAKIYPELLVEKLNNCQTNFRNQTGIQILLNHCHETLKDNY; encoded by the exons atgtcATTCGAAACTGAAGCTGGTTTAAATAGAATTTGCTTGTCATTACAAGctgagaataaagaaagaagaaaggatgctttaaatgaaattataaagacAATATTGGATAGACAAGAAATATTGGATACTGATGCTTTGTCACAAATATGGGAGGATTTAAGTAGACCATtgataagattattaaatgaCCAAGCAGAAGTTTGTCGAGATCGTGCtgtagaaatattaaataagttTTTGAATATGTTGCCTTCGCATGATAAGCATATTATCTATGTGATTCCGGTGTTGTCAAGACGTTTAAGTCCGGAAGAATATATAGAACCATCAGAGGAAGTAAGGCTAAAATGTATTGCTCTCTTAAAagtcattattttaaaatataaggaccatatatctgtatatatggATGAAATAATAGGAATTCTTGCAAGAACTGTTAGGGATAATTATCCCAATGCTAAAAGAGAAAGTTGCGAGTGCATATCAGAATTAGGAAAAACTGTATCTAAGCATTTTTATACCTATTCTGAAACTCTTATAAAACCAATTTTAAGTAATTTTAGTCATCAACATTATAGAGTCAGAGTAGCTTCTGTTAAAACGATAGGCGATGTGATTCAATATGGTAATAGCAAATCTATGGAAGAAGTTGCAACGCCCTTAGCTGAAAGACTGTTTGATCAAAGCGGAATCGTTAGAGCAG CTGTTGTCGAAGTGGCAGGACATTGGCTTGTTGAATTAAGAGATAGATACAGTTGGTGGCACAAAATTCTTCCACTTATTTTAACGGGTCTTCATGATGAAATAGAAACAATACGTATTACAGCAGCAAAAATGTGGGATGAAGCAGGTcaattatatatgaaagaaaatcaaaatgatgaaaaatttaaagataaaatggacTTTCTCACAGAGGAACCTAAACATTATCCACCTAATa ttattagACCAAACTTAGGATGTCGTACTATTGCTCGAGAAAATTTATGTAAACTTATAAATGGAATAACACGGGAACTTTCCGATTGGATGGCTGATATAAGAGTTCGTTCTGCACAATTACTTTGCGTCTTAATACTAAATGTAGAACAATATGTAACTCaacatatagaaaaattattacctgcgatatatag TGCTTGTAATGATGAAGATAAAAGAGTTGTGGAGAATATAGAAATTGCAGCAAAATATTTAGGATACTTTGTACCACCACAAGTCTATTGCCATTTAGCATTGCCGACATTGGAAAACTCACCTACGGCAGGTCATCTAAGAGCATTTTCCGCCATCATAAGGTGTACTGAAAAAAGTATTCTTCTACCTCATATAGAAAAAATCAGCAATTTTTTACAACAGCCACATATTTGTCGCAGCAAGAAAAGTATTTATCAGCAACAACTTTTATCTTGCTGTAATTCCCTTATAACAGTATGCAACGAG GAATGTGCCCTTATTTCCCAGAATATATTTACCGTCATATTTACTAGTTTGGCTATGAGTACCGAACAGTTTATTCATAAAGAAGCAGATCGTTTACTTGATGTGCTTGCAAGCATAGAATCGTTAAATGATACTGAAGATTTATTACTGCATCGTATGAAAGTAATGCTAATGTCAATTTGTGATAACTGTGATTCATGGACAGTTCATAGTCCAGAACATCAAATATTTCGAACGTGTTTAATACGTGCTTCGACCGCTGCTGCTTACTGTATGAATATTGTACTACCAATACTACAGGATATTATGAGCAAAAATACGGATATGGAATTGAGattgttatatttgatattactatctgAATACTTGTTATGCAATAAGCAATCGCTTCGATGCATTGTTGATTTTCATGAATTTGTAAATCAAATTTTAGAAATATGCATTATTCCTAATCTTATTTGGTCAGCAGGTAGAATATCTGAAGCTTTACGTACAGCTTCCATTTCATGCTTATGTGCTCTTCTACAAAATGACATCCTTTCCACGCATATTAAGGATTCTATTACAATTGTAAAGGAGGAAATTAACAACAAAACGAGCGAATCTAATATCACAATATTTTCTACTGTAGAAAACTATTTATCTGTTTTCGAAAGGATTATTCCTATTTTGATTACGCTTGTTGATGATAATGCGAGAAAAACTAGGCTTTATTCTTTGCGTGCTATTTGTTTTATGATGTCAATTGGACACAAGTTGTCCTGTATAACAGAAGACCATATTCATAGAGTACATGCAATTGTATTGAAAAGATTAGATGATGGTTGTGATGATATAAGATGGGCAGCTCTAGAGGCCCTTGTAGAAATATGGTCTACTATTCCTAAAGATTACAATCTAATGTCTTGCAAAAGTTATATTGATGTTCTATATACAACGGTATTGATACATCTAGACGATCCAGAGTCAAAGTTTCAAAATTTTGTATTAg ACGTATTGATGCAGTTGGCAAAAATTTATCCCGAATTGTTGGTCGAAAAGTTAAACAATTGTCAAACAAATTTTAGAAATCAAACTGGTATACAAATACTTTTAAATCATTGTCATGAAACGTTAAAAGACAATTACTAA